In the genome of Methyloterricola oryzae, the window GGCTTTCCTTTGAGTGAGGACCCGCGACTTTCTGCCCCTGTCTTACGGCAGGTTTGGCTTTGGGATTGAGCTGATCGATTACATTCAAAACATAGATCATCAGCCCCAGAGTTCTATACGTATGGCTGCTTACCTTCAGAACGATGGCACGCCCAGATCCACCCTTCACGCTTGGCCAGTTCGAGATTCGGAGGCGCCATAGCCTGGCCCACCAGGAAGTCATGCGCGGCCACCAGGCACAGGGCCGCGTCGAGTGCGCCGGCGCTTTGCTCCAGAACCGGGAGGTCCGGCAGCTTCACGTCGTCACTGGGGAGTGCTGCGATGGTTTCCCGGCGCTGCGGAGCCTGTTCCGCATTCTTGTAGCCGGTGGACCGGCAGCCTCTCCCAACCAAGGTGGCGGCAGGGTAGACCTCGATGGCGCTGATGGGGTCGGTCAGCTTCGGTGTCCAGGCCAGGGGGATGACATAGCCCAGACCCGGGCGAAGTTCGCCCAGGAGGCCTAGGGCTGCATGGGCTGTGCGAGCGATGCTGTCTCGGCCTCCGAGCCCGCGGCACGCAGTTGCTCATCGATGATGACCCGGGTGTGGCAGCCTCGTCCAGTTCCACCTGCTGCGCGGCCTTCTGGGCCTGAAGCAGCAGGGTCTTGACCTCATTGGGAGCACTGGCCTGCGCCTGGGCTTGCAGGGCATCCAGGGAGGCCTGCAGCTGCTCCTTGGACTGGGCCGCTTCGCTGGCGAGACTTTCCCACACTTTGGCCTCTTCCTGGGCCTTGAGGGCCATGTCCTGGGCCGTGCCGGCTTCGGCCTGCATCGCAAGCCATCTGGTTCTGGAAAGCCTTCAGCTGCGCCTGGAGGCCGGCGATCTCCTGAGTCAGACCCAAGGTCGGGTCGGGTGGCGCCTTGGGCGGTATGAAGGGGCCAGAGGAAAAATCGGGGTCCCGGAAAGTCCGATAGAACCAAAGGCTCAACTGGCGGGCAACTTGAGGTTCTCGAGGGCGGTGCGGTGGTCGTCCAGGCCTCCATGGCTGGCCGCGTTGCCGGCCTTGCGCAGCTTGTGGAACAGCTGCTTGATGTCGACGGTCAATGCGCCGGCCTGGTCAAGGCGCTTGAGCAGATCCAGTTGGGACTCGGAGGTCCCGACGTCACGCAGCCCAAAGCTGGCCGTCAGTTCTTGCGCCAGCAGCTCGCCGAACTGACGCAGCTTGAGCAGGGCGGGTTGGGGTCGGTGCAGGAATAGGTCTCGGCCATGTGGCCAATCGTGGCCCGCCATTCAACCAGCGAGGCGTCCATGCCCAGAATGCTCAACCCAGGTCGCGGACAGTCACGCGCCCGTAATTTCCGGCTTCGGGTCGCCGAACCAAATGCCCGGTGCGGCCATCGTCGACTCGCTCCAGGCCGTCTTGGACAACCTGGAAAAGGAACTGAGCCTCTCCCGCGAACGCCTCAAACATCACATCAACCACGATCCCGATCTGAAGCAACGCCGCGAGCTACCCGAGTCTATCCCCGGCATCGGGCGAGCCGTCTCGGCTCATCTGCTGACAGTACTCAGCGCACATTATGGCTTCGCCAACGCCAAGCAAGCCGTCGCCTACGCTGGCTTAGC includes:
- a CDS encoding DUF429 domain-containing protein, whose translation is MARTAHAALGLLGELRPGLGYVIPLAWTPKLTDPISAIEVYPAATLVGRGCRSTGYKNAEQAPQRRETIAALPSDDVKLPDLPVLEQSAGALDAALCLVAAHDFLVGQAMAPPNLELAKREGWIWACHRSEGKQPYV
- a CDS encoding DUF4145 domain-containing protein — its product is MAGHDWPHGRDLFLHRPQPALLKLRQFGELLAQELTASFGLRDVGTSESQLDLLKRLDQAGALTVDIKQLFHKLRKAGNAASHGGLDDHRTALENLKLPAS